A genomic window from Candidatus Kouleothrix ribensis includes:
- a CDS encoding alpha-glucosidase/alpha-galactosidase yields MPKITFIGAGSTVFAKNLIGDILSFPELAGSTLSLFDIDAERLRTSEIVAHKIAAALGANPTIEATTDRRRALDGADYAICMIQVAGYKPGTVVDFEIPKKYGLRQTIADTLGIGGIMRGLRTIPVLLDMCRDMEELCPNVTFLQYVNPMAMNCWAISRTSTIKTVGLCHSVQHTAHELAYDIGVPFEQINYVCAGINHVAFYLRFERDGVSLYPQIRKVVDDGRVPEHNRVRYEMFKRLGYFVTESSEHFSEYTPWFIKRDRPDLIERFNIPLDEYITRCEDQIAEWHSMQALYESDEPIEIERSPEYGSLIIHSLETGTPRVVYGNVPNRGLIDNLPQGCCVELPVLVDKSGLQPTRIGALPPQLAALMQTNVNVQALTVEAALTRKREHIYHAAMLDPHTAAELDLDQIWALVDDLIAAHGDWLPAYV; encoded by the coding sequence ATGCCCAAGATCACCTTTATCGGCGCCGGCAGCACCGTGTTTGCCAAAAACCTGATCGGCGACATCCTGAGCTTCCCCGAGCTGGCCGGCTCGACGCTGAGCCTGTTCGATATCGACGCTGAGCGGCTGCGCACATCCGAGATCGTGGCGCACAAGATCGCCGCCGCGCTGGGCGCCAACCCCACGATCGAGGCCACCACCGACCGCCGCCGCGCGCTCGACGGCGCCGACTACGCGATCTGCATGATCCAGGTGGCCGGCTACAAGCCCGGCACCGTGGTCGACTTCGAGATCCCCAAGAAGTATGGCCTGCGCCAGACGATCGCCGACACGCTGGGCATCGGCGGGATCATGCGCGGGCTGCGCACCATCCCGGTGCTGCTCGATATGTGCCGCGACATGGAAGAGCTGTGCCCGAACGTCACATTCCTTCAGTATGTCAACCCCATGGCCATGAACTGCTGGGCGATCAGCCGCACCAGCACGATCAAGACGGTCGGGCTATGCCATAGCGTGCAGCACACCGCCCACGAGCTGGCCTACGACATCGGCGTGCCGTTCGAGCAGATCAACTATGTGTGCGCCGGCATCAACCACGTGGCGTTCTACCTGCGCTTCGAGCGCGACGGCGTGAGCCTGTACCCGCAGATCCGCAAGGTGGTCGACGACGGCCGCGTGCCCGAGCACAACCGCGTGCGCTACGAGATGTTCAAGCGCCTGGGCTACTTCGTAACCGAGTCGAGCGAGCATTTTAGCGAGTACACGCCCTGGTTCATCAAGCGCGATCGGCCAGATCTGATCGAGCGCTTCAACATTCCACTCGACGAGTACATCACGCGCTGCGAAGACCAGATCGCCGAGTGGCATAGCATGCAGGCGCTCTATGAGAGCGACGAGCCGATCGAGATCGAGCGCAGCCCCGAGTATGGCTCGCTGATCATCCACAGCCTCGAGACCGGCACGCCGCGCGTGGTCTATGGCAATGTGCCGAACCGCGGCCTGATCGACAACCTGCCCCAGGGATGCTGCGTCGAACTGCCGGTGCTGGTGGACAAAAGCGGCCTGCAGCCGACCAGGATCGGCGCGCTGCCGCCGCAGCTGGCCGCGCTGATGCAGACCAATGTCAATGTGCAGGCGCTCACGGTCGAGGCCGCGCTGACGCGCAAGCGCGAGCATATCTACCACGCGGCCATGCTCGACCCACACACCGCCGCCGAGCTGGATCTCGACCAGATCTGGGCGCTGGTCGACGACCTGATCGCCGCACATGGCGACTGGCTGCCGGCCTACGTGTAA
- a CDS encoding CRTAC1 family protein — protein MQHAQRISIGLLAGLLAGCSLGQAAHPAAPPAGPPATVHSRTTALAQPGPCAGSFVTHTLDYATTTRDANVRLFESNGAGLAIGDLDDDGRLDLVFANLAGPNTILWNQGGMHFRNQPIDDTNSRAVAIVDVDGDRRLDLVFTHRTGGVSFWRNTGDAQFARGALPGVLAPAYAMAWGDLNLDGTLDLVTGSYDSELAKDQANAFLFSAGAGVYAYEQIGGAFQPRRLAPQAQALAIGLPDLNDDGRPDILVGNDFDQADAAWLHTGSQWVPAEPFAATAHSTMSFDQADIDNDGQPELFSTDMKPYDISVPTMARWLPMMAAMQQHPAANERQVMENVLQVRGADRQFHNEAARRGVAATGWSWSAKFGDLDNDGWLDLYVVNGMIAPELFGHLPGAELVEQNQALRNQGGGFFTPAPQWGLGSAASGRSMSMADLNGDGRLDIVVNNLRAPAQLFENQLCAGAALEVDLRWPTSKNTRAIGAQLVLETSAGRLTRDVRAGSGYLSGDSARVHFGLPASAALVRLYIRWPDGAVSAIEQPGAHTLVTVTRS, from the coding sequence CCGTGCGCCGGCAGCTTCGTCACCCATACGCTCGATTACGCCACCACCACGCGCGATGCGAATGTGCGCCTGTTCGAGAGCAATGGCGCGGGCCTGGCGATCGGCGACCTCGACGACGACGGGCGGCTCGATCTGGTGTTCGCCAACCTGGCCGGCCCGAATACCATCCTCTGGAACCAGGGTGGCATGCATTTTCGCAACCAGCCGATCGACGACACCAACTCGCGCGCGGTCGCAATCGTTGATGTCGACGGCGACCGGCGGCTCGATCTGGTCTTTACCCATCGCACTGGCGGCGTGAGCTTCTGGCGCAACACCGGCGACGCGCAGTTCGCGCGCGGCGCGCTGCCCGGCGTGCTGGCGCCTGCCTATGCCATGGCCTGGGGCGACCTGAACCTCGACGGCACGCTCGACCTTGTGACTGGTTCGTACGACAGCGAGCTGGCCAAAGATCAGGCCAATGCCTTCCTGTTCAGCGCCGGCGCGGGCGTGTATGCCTACGAACAGATCGGCGGCGCGTTCCAGCCACGCCGGCTGGCCCCACAGGCCCAGGCGCTGGCGATCGGCCTGCCCGACCTGAACGACGACGGCCGGCCCGACATCCTGGTCGGCAACGACTTCGACCAGGCCGACGCCGCATGGCTGCATACCGGCAGCCAATGGGTGCCCGCCGAGCCATTCGCAGCCACCGCGCACAGCACCATGAGCTTCGACCAGGCCGATATCGACAACGACGGGCAGCCCGAGCTGTTCAGCACCGATATGAAGCCTTACGACATCAGCGTGCCGACCATGGCGCGCTGGCTGCCTATGATGGCGGCAATGCAGCAGCACCCCGCCGCCAACGAGCGCCAGGTGATGGAGAATGTGCTCCAGGTACGCGGTGCCGATCGGCAGTTCCATAACGAGGCCGCCCGGCGCGGCGTTGCCGCCACCGGCTGGAGCTGGTCGGCCAAGTTCGGCGACCTCGATAACGATGGCTGGCTCGATCTGTATGTGGTCAACGGCATGATCGCCCCCGAGCTGTTCGGCCACCTGCCAGGCGCCGAGCTGGTCGAGCAGAACCAAGCCCTGCGCAACCAGGGCGGCGGCTTCTTCACGCCCGCGCCGCAGTGGGGCCTGGGCAGTGCTGCCAGCGGCCGCAGCATGAGTATGGCCGATTTGAACGGCGACGGCAGGCTCGATATCGTGGTGAACAACCTGCGCGCCCCGGCTCAACTATTCGAAAATCAGCTATGCGCTGGCGCGGCGCTCGAGGTCGATCTGCGCTGGCCCACGAGCAAGAATACCCGCGCGATCGGCGCACAGCTGGTGCTCGAAACCAGCGCCGGCAGGCTTACACGCGATGTACGCGCCGGCAGCGGCTACCTTTCGGGCGACTCCGCGCGCGTACACTTTGGCCTGCCCGCCAGCGCCGCGCTCGTGCGCCTATACATTCGCTGGCCCGATGGTGCCGTGTCGGCGATTGAGCAGCCGGGCGCACACACGCTCGTGACGGTCACCCGCAGCTGA
- a CDS encoding enoyl-CoA hydratase/isomerase family protein: MTQLIKKVAVIGAGTMGGGIAAHAANAGCQVVLLDIAPTELTPEEQAKGLALESKAVRNRIVNTLFDRVKKARPAAFFTPERAAQIKVGNLTDDLGLIADADWIVEVIVEQLEPKRALMERIEQVRKPGSIVSSNTSGIPIAAIAEGRSAEFRQHFLGTHFFNPPRYLYLVEVIATPDTAPATIATITEFADQCLGKGVVVCKDRPNFIANRIGTYSGQVRVQYALEHGYSVEEVDSLTGELIGNPKTATFRLFDLVGIDVPVHVTRNLYAAVPDDEEREVFKLPPLLEDLVARGWLGNKSNVGFYKQEKGAGGKEFWPLNVQTMQHEPPKKPRFELVGKARKIEDLRARLRFIVENGDLDRAGQFLRETTLKTLAYTARRIPEISDSIADVDNAMRWGFGQQLGPFQMWDALGVRKAVGMMKERAIVVAPWVEQMLASGAESFYQSEGGRITGVYSPAAGAYAPLARPAGVIVLDDLRAQGKELARNESASVLDLGDGVLCLEFHSKVNSLDPLIMEMGYKALELLQGAEWAGLVIGNQSTDFCAGANLGVVMMGVASGKHDQVSQFTKGMQQLFMRFRTSAKPVVAAPYGRVLGGGAEVSLAAARRVAAAETYIGLVELGVGIVPGWGGCKEFVRRQVSPHMTVPGTDPLPYLQKAFETIALAKVAESAEQGRQLGFFDQHDTIVMNKERLIGVAKRVVLELAAAGYTPPPAEGEPVYAIGNRGMSAIAAALHGMRAGGYISAYDQKLAKALAFVLCGGDLTAPQWVTEQYLLDLEFEENAKLVLEPKTQERMMAILQTGKPLRN, from the coding sequence ATGACCCAACTAATCAAGAAAGTCGCCGTGATTGGCGCAGGCACTATGGGCGGCGGTATTGCCGCGCACGCCGCCAACGCCGGCTGCCAGGTGGTGCTGCTCGACATTGCGCCGACCGAGCTGACGCCCGAGGAGCAGGCCAAAGGCCTGGCGCTCGAGTCGAAGGCCGTGCGCAACCGGATCGTGAATACGCTGTTCGACCGGGTGAAGAAGGCCCGGCCGGCCGCGTTCTTTACCCCCGAGCGCGCCGCGCAGATCAAGGTCGGCAACCTGACCGACGACCTGGGCCTGATCGCCGACGCCGACTGGATCGTCGAGGTGATTGTCGAGCAGCTCGAGCCTAAGCGCGCGCTGATGGAGCGGATCGAGCAGGTGCGCAAGCCCGGCAGCATCGTTTCGTCGAACACCAGCGGCATCCCGATCGCCGCAATTGCCGAGGGCCGCTCGGCGGAATTTCGCCAGCACTTCCTCGGCACACACTTCTTCAACCCGCCGCGCTACCTGTACCTGGTTGAGGTGATCGCCACGCCCGACACCGCGCCCGCGACGATCGCGACGATCACTGAGTTCGCCGACCAGTGCCTGGGCAAGGGCGTGGTGGTCTGCAAAGATCGCCCGAACTTCATCGCCAACCGGATCGGCACCTACAGCGGCCAGGTGCGCGTGCAGTACGCGCTTGAGCACGGCTATTCGGTCGAGGAGGTCGATAGCCTGACCGGCGAGCTGATCGGCAACCCCAAGACCGCCACCTTCCGCCTGTTCGACCTGGTGGGCATCGATGTGCCGGTGCATGTGACGCGCAACCTGTACGCGGCGGTGCCCGACGACGAGGAGCGCGAGGTGTTCAAGCTGCCGCCGCTGCTCGAAGATCTGGTGGCGCGTGGCTGGCTGGGTAATAAGTCGAACGTGGGCTTCTACAAGCAGGAGAAGGGCGCCGGCGGCAAGGAGTTCTGGCCGCTGAATGTGCAGACCATGCAGCACGAGCCGCCGAAGAAGCCGCGCTTCGAGCTGGTGGGCAAGGCCCGCAAGATCGAGGATCTGCGCGCGCGGCTGCGCTTCATTGTTGAGAATGGCGACCTGGATCGCGCCGGCCAGTTTCTGCGCGAGACCACGCTCAAGACGCTGGCGTACACCGCGCGGCGCATCCCCGAGATCAGCGACTCGATCGCCGATGTCGATAACGCCATGCGCTGGGGCTTCGGCCAGCAGCTTGGCCCGTTCCAGATGTGGGACGCGCTGGGCGTGCGCAAGGCCGTGGGTATGATGAAGGAGCGCGCGATCGTGGTGGCGCCGTGGGTCGAGCAGATGCTGGCGAGCGGCGCCGAGTCGTTCTACCAGAGCGAGGGCGGCCGTATCACCGGCGTGTACAGCCCGGCTGCCGGCGCGTATGCACCGCTGGCGCGCCCCGCAGGCGTGATCGTGCTCGACGACCTGCGCGCGCAGGGCAAAGAGCTGGCCCGCAACGAGAGCGCCAGCGTGCTCGATCTGGGCGACGGCGTGCTGTGCCTCGAGTTTCACTCCAAGGTCAACTCGCTCGACCCGCTGATTATGGAGATGGGCTACAAGGCGCTCGAGCTGCTTCAAGGCGCCGAGTGGGCCGGCCTGGTGATCGGCAACCAGTCGACCGACTTCTGCGCCGGCGCAAACCTGGGCGTGGTGATGATGGGCGTGGCCAGCGGCAAGCACGACCAGGTCAGCCAGTTTACCAAGGGCATGCAGCAGCTGTTCATGCGGTTCCGCACCAGCGCCAAGCCGGTGGTGGCTGCGCCGTACGGGCGCGTGCTGGGCGGCGGCGCCGAGGTGTCGCTGGCCGCCGCGCGCCGGGTGGCTGCGGCCGAAACCTACATCGGCCTGGTCGAGCTGGGCGTTGGGATCGTGCCCGGCTGGGGCGGCTGTAAAGAGTTTGTGCGCCGCCAGGTCTCGCCGCATATGACTGTGCCAGGCACCGACCCGCTGCCATACCTGCAGAAGGCCTTCGAGACGATCGCGCTGGCGAAGGTGGCCGAGAGCGCCGAGCAGGGCCGCCAGCTAGGCTTCTTCGATCAGCACGACACGATTGTGATGAACAAAGAGCGGCTGATCGGCGTGGCCAAGCGCGTGGTGCTCGAGCTGGCAGCGGCAGGCTACACCCCACCGCCGGCCGAGGGCGAACCAGTCTATGCGATCGGCAATCGCGGCATGAGCGCGATTGCGGCGGCGCTGCACGGCATGCGCGCCGGCGGCTACATCAGCGCCTACGACCAGAAGCTGGCCAAGGCGCTGGCGTTCGTGCTGTGCGGCGGCGACCTGACTGCGCCACAGTGGGTCACCGAGCAATACCTGCTCGACCTGGAGTTCGAGGAGAACGCCAAGCTGGTGCTCGAACCCAAGACCCAGGAGCGGATGATGGCCATCCTGCAGACCGGCAAGCCGCTGCGGAATTGA
- a CDS encoding GNAT family N-acetyltransferase produces the protein MAKSMVLEVVDRVSLSDAEVAQVRKLAAASQAAGYGESRLVWDGLSISDGGRPKQFLAYQAGRLVGFLSLEGLGEAEAEATGLLDPTAAAGPIVARLIAAARGACRAGGSGALLVAIDQRAQPAAEALVALGAAREFGEHKLAWPNSGAPALPDSDLQIAGAGPADAAEIAAILSHDMSIDPAGFVPHIENNMRKPNYHYYIARAGGTAAGTANVQQLNGEAYIYGLVVRPEYRGRGYGRQLMLRMLADHAAGSDQPMYIEVETENTPAHTLYRSLGFAHVATFDYFRVELTP, from the coding sequence ATGGCTAAATCGATGGTTCTGGAAGTAGTTGATCGGGTATCGCTGAGCGATGCCGAGGTAGCGCAGGTGCGCAAGCTGGCTGCGGCCAGCCAGGCAGCCGGGTACGGCGAGTCGCGCCTGGTTTGGGATGGCCTGAGCATAAGCGATGGTGGCCGGCCTAAACAGTTCCTGGCATACCAGGCCGGCCGGCTAGTAGGCTTTCTGAGCCTCGAGGGGTTGGGTGAAGCCGAGGCCGAGGCGACCGGGCTGCTTGACCCAACCGCCGCAGCCGGGCCGATCGTCGCTCGGCTGATCGCGGCGGCGCGGGGGGCCTGCCGTGCCGGCGGTAGCGGCGCGCTGCTTGTGGCAATCGACCAGCGCGCGCAGCCAGCTGCCGAGGCCCTAGTGGCGCTTGGTGCGGCGCGCGAGTTTGGCGAGCACAAGCTGGCCTGGCCGAACAGCGGCGCGCCAGCGCTGCCCGATTCGGATCTGCAGATCGCCGGTGCCGGCCCGGCCGACGCAGCCGAGATCGCGGCGATCTTGAGCCACGACATGAGCATCGACCCGGCCGGCTTCGTGCCGCATATCGAGAACAATATGCGCAAGCCGAACTACCACTACTACATCGCGCGGGCCGGCGGCACTGCGGCTGGCACGGCCAACGTGCAGCAGCTCAATGGCGAAGCCTATATCTACGGCCTGGTGGTGCGGCCCGAGTACCGTGGGCGCGGCTATGGCCGCCAGCTCATGCTGCGCATGCTCGCCGATCACGCCGCCGGCAGCGACCAGCCGATGTATATCGAGGTCGAGACCGAGAACACGCCGGCGCACACGCTGTACCGCTCGCTTGGCTTTGCGCATGTCGCGACATTTGATTATTTTCGGGTTGAACTCACCCCATAG
- a CDS encoding UDP-N-acetylglucosamine--N-acetylmuramyl-(pentapeptide) pyrophosphoryl-undecaprenol N-acetylglucosamine transferase: MRTIKILVTGGGSSGHISPALAIINTVSALAAGADWQPRFRYVGGRRGIEQRIVQAAGIDFVGIETGKLRRYFSLANATDALRIPVGVGQALAVVRSFAPDVVLSTGGYVGVPPVLAAWLLRKPILTHEQTVQIGLANRISARFATRIALSFESALPELPAGLRARAIVTGNPVRPLIFGGDPAAGARLAGFAPTDDALPAVYVTGGSQGARIINRAVEAALPELLAGCRLIHQCGEQPAGDEQDFDRLARAAAGLPAGLRQRYYLTRFVGDEIKHVFALADMVVGRAGAGTIAEICALGKPALYIPLVPTGGDEQTRNARTCAQAGAAVIVPQAELSGPRLLAEVRTLLADQARRAEMGRAALTLGRPDAARDLALALLNLAGVPAAPPQ; encoded by the coding sequence ATGCGAACCATCAAGATCCTGGTGACTGGTGGCGGGAGCAGCGGCCATATCAGCCCGGCGCTGGCGATCATCAATACGGTCAGCGCGCTGGCTGCTGGCGCCGACTGGCAGCCGCGCTTCCGCTATGTCGGCGGCAGGCGTGGCATCGAGCAGCGCATCGTCCAGGCCGCCGGCATCGATTTTGTGGGCATCGAGACGGGCAAGCTGCGGCGCTACTTCAGCCTCGCGAATGCCACCGATGCGCTGCGCATCCCCGTGGGGGTCGGCCAGGCGCTGGCAGTGGTGCGCAGCTTTGCACCCGACGTGGTGCTCAGCACGGGCGGGTACGTCGGCGTCCCGCCGGTGCTGGCGGCCTGGTTGCTGCGCAAGCCGATCTTGACCCACGAGCAGACCGTGCAGATCGGGCTGGCGAACCGGATCAGCGCGCGCTTTGCGACGCGGATCGCGCTTTCGTTCGAGAGCGCCTTGCCCGAGCTGCCGGCCGGCCTGCGCGCCAGGGCGATCGTCACCGGCAACCCCGTGCGCCCGCTGATCTTTGGCGGCGACCCGGCCGCCGGTGCGCGGTTGGCCGGCTTTGCGCCCACCGACGACGCGCTGCCGGCCGTGTATGTGACTGGCGGCAGCCAGGGCGCGCGGATCATCAATCGCGCGGTCGAGGCGGCACTGCCCGAGCTGCTGGCCGGCTGCCGGCTGATCCACCAGTGCGGCGAGCAGCCTGCCGGCGACGAGCAGGATTTCGACCGGCTCGCGCGCGCGGCGGCCGGGCTACCGGCCGGGCTACGCCAGCGCTACTACCTTACGCGCTTCGTCGGCGACGAGATCAAGCACGTGTTCGCGCTGGCCGATATGGTGGTCGGCCGCGCCGGCGCCGGCACGATCGCCGAGATCTGCGCGCTGGGCAAGCCGGCACTCTACATCCCACTGGTGCCGACCGGCGGCGATGAGCAGACTCGCAACGCGCGCACGTGTGCGCAGGCCGGCGCGGCGGTGATCGTGCCGCAGGCCGAGCTGAGCGGGCCGCGCCTGCTGGCCGAGGTGCGCACGCTGCTGGCCGACCAGGCTCGGCGCGCCGAGATGGGCCGCGCGGCGCTGACGCTGGGCAGGCCCGACGCCGCACGCGACCTGGCCCTGGCGCTGCTGAATCTGGCCGGCGTGCCGGCCGCGCCGCCACAGTAG
- a CDS encoding alpha-galactosidase, producing MPIHATEGGWVIETSSTGYALGLNPAGLLVHRYWGRRLPDPADYPAATQPRPWGFNSPAQLVREEYPGYEDVKFIDPCLKLSFADGVRDVALRFVQAETLVGAAPELRIHLRDSVYPLGVTLHYRAHEAYDLIERWVTATNYGDTPIMLERIWSAQWHLPAGDGYYLTHLTGRHEDEYHLHHEPLVHGVKSLESRRLTTSHHHSPWFAVDRGSADEDGGEVWFGTLAWSGNWRIAAEVTDFLSTRINIGLNDWDFAWRLGAGEAFTTPPSYAGYTSAGFGAASRHLHSFVRDTLLPHGYRIHKVLYNSWEATLFDVDMASQSALAELAAEMGVELFVMDDGWFHGRNSDRAGLGDWWPDARKFPNGLAPLIARVNALGMDFGLWIEPEMVNPDSELYRAHPDWVIHFPTRPRSESRNQLILNIARADVQEYLIEQLDRLLAEHNIAFIKWDMNRNVSEPGWPGAPGDQRELWVRYVEGLYNIWGTLRARHPHVIWQSCSGGGGRADLGILRLADQIWVSDNTEPTARLAIQAGFSQLFPANTMEAWVTDMGAAHLPLEFRFHVSMCGVLGIGGHLGHWSAARRTEAARLIAQYKGIREVVQLGDQYRLRSPQQHAFSAVQYVSHDRSEGLLFAFRTHLPPPAQLPPLYLRGLDPQARYQVEGFAGARSGSAWMYAGLQLELLDFQSTLRRITRV from the coding sequence ATGCCAATTCACGCCACCGAGGGCGGCTGGGTGATCGAGACCAGCAGCACCGGCTACGCGCTCGGCCTGAACCCGGCCGGGTTGCTGGTGCATCGCTACTGGGGCCGGCGACTGCCCGACCCGGCCGACTACCCGGCCGCCACACAGCCCCGCCCGTGGGGCTTCAACAGCCCGGCCCAGCTTGTGCGGGAAGAATACCCCGGCTACGAGGATGTCAAATTCATCGACCCATGCCTCAAGCTCAGCTTCGCCGACGGCGTGCGCGATGTCGCGCTGCGCTTCGTACAGGCCGAGACGCTGGTAGGCGCCGCACCCGAGCTGCGCATCCACCTGCGCGACAGCGTCTACCCCCTCGGCGTCACGCTGCACTACCGCGCCCACGAAGCCTACGACCTGATCGAACGCTGGGTCACTGCCACAAACTATGGCGACACGCCGATCATGCTCGAGCGGATCTGGTCGGCACAATGGCACCTGCCGGCCGGCGACGGCTACTACCTGACTCACCTCACCGGCCGCCACGAGGACGAATACCACCTGCACCACGAGCCGCTGGTACACGGCGTGAAGAGCCTGGAGAGCCGGCGGCTTACTACCAGCCACCACCACAGCCCGTGGTTCGCCGTCGATCGGGGCAGCGCCGACGAAGACGGCGGCGAGGTCTGGTTTGGCACGCTGGCCTGGAGCGGCAACTGGCGCATCGCGGCCGAGGTCACCGATTTCCTGTCTACCCGCATCAACATCGGCCTGAACGACTGGGACTTCGCCTGGCGGCTGGGCGCGGGCGAGGCGTTTACGACGCCGCCAAGCTACGCCGGCTACACCAGCGCGGGCTTTGGCGCAGCCAGCCGCCACCTGCACAGCTTCGTGCGCGACACGCTGCTGCCGCATGGGTACCGAATTCACAAGGTGCTGTACAACTCGTGGGAAGCAACCCTCTTCGATGTCGATATGGCCTCGCAGAGCGCCCTGGCCGAGCTTGCGGCCGAGATGGGCGTCGAGCTGTTCGTGATGGACGACGGCTGGTTCCACGGGCGTAACAGCGACCGGGCCGGCCTGGGCGACTGGTGGCCCGACGCACGCAAGTTCCCCAACGGCCTGGCGCCGCTGATCGCGCGCGTGAACGCGCTGGGCATGGACTTCGGCCTGTGGATCGAGCCCGAGATGGTCAACCCCGATAGCGAGCTGTACCGCGCGCACCCCGACTGGGTCATCCACTTCCCGACTCGCCCACGCAGCGAGAGCCGCAACCAGCTCATCCTCAACATCGCGCGCGCCGATGTGCAAGAATACCTGATCGAACAGCTCGACCGGCTGCTGGCCGAGCACAACATCGCGTTCATCAAGTGGGACATGAACCGCAACGTCAGCGAGCCGGGCTGGCCCGGCGCCCCCGGCGACCAGCGCGAGCTGTGGGTGCGCTACGTAGAGGGGCTGTACAATATCTGGGGCACGCTGCGCGCGCGCCACCCGCATGTGATCTGGCAGAGCTGCTCGGGCGGTGGCGGCCGCGCCGACCTGGGCATCCTGCGCCTGGCCGACCAGATCTGGGTCAGCGATAACACCGAGCCGACCGCGCGGCTGGCCATCCAGGCGGGCTTCTCGCAGCTGTTCCCGGCCAACACCATGGAGGCGTGGGTCACCGACATGGGCGCGGCCCACCTGCCGCTGGAGTTTCGCTTCCACGTGAGCATGTGCGGTGTGCTGGGTATCGGCGGGCACCTGGGCCACTGGAGCGCGGCCCGGCGCACCGAGGCCGCCCGGCTGATCGCCCAGTACAAAGGCATCCGCGAGGTCGTGCAGCTGGGCGACCAGTACCGGCTGCGCTCGCCGCAGCAGCACGCCTTTTCGGCGGTACAGTACGTCAGCCACGATCGCTCGGAAGGCCTGCTGTTCGCGTTCCGCACGCACCTGCCGCCGCCGGCCCAGCTGCCGCCGCTCTACCTGCGCGGGCTCGATCCCCAGGCGCGCTACCAGGTCGAGGGCTTCGCGGGCGCGCGCTCGGGCAGCGCCTGGATGTACGCCGGCCTGCAGCTCGAGCTGCTCGACTTCCAGAGTACGCTGCGCAGGATCACGCGCGTGTAG
- a CDS encoding thiolase family protein, with product MREAVIVSAARTAVGKAPRGGLRGVHTADLAAVAIKAAIERAPGLDPKEIEDVILGCAMPEAEQGLNMGRVAALRAGLPVEVPGQTVNRFCASGLQTIALAAQQIMSGMAEVLVAGGAESMSLVPMSGHHFAPNPAMAELNPDVYLGMGLTAENVAQKYGVSREDQDAFALRSHLRAAAAQDAGKFKDEIVPVETENVWFEGGQRRRAAAVVDADEGPRRDTNAAALAKLRPVFAAKGSVTAGNSSQTSDGAAAVVVMSRAKAEALGIAPIARFVSFAVGGVPPELMGIGPVAAVPKALQLAGLTLNDIDLIELNEAFAAQALAVIRALEMDEQKVNVNGGAIALGHPLGCSGAKLTVQILHELKRTGGRYGLVTMCVGGGQGAAGIIEMLG from the coding sequence ATGCGAGAAGCAGTCATCGTCTCCGCCGCCCGCACCGCCGTCGGCAAGGCGCCGCGTGGTGGCCTGCGGGGCGTACACACCGCCGACCTGGCCGCCGTAGCGATCAAGGCCGCGATCGAGCGCGCGCCGGGGCTCGACCCCAAGGAGATCGAGGATGTGATCCTGGGCTGCGCCATGCCCGAAGCCGAGCAGGGCCTGAACATGGGCCGCGTGGCCGCGCTGCGCGCCGGGCTGCCGGTGGAGGTGCCGGGGCAGACGGTCAATCGCTTCTGCGCCTCGGGCCTGCAGACGATCGCGCTGGCTGCGCAGCAGATCATGAGTGGCATGGCCGAGGTGCTGGTGGCCGGCGGCGCCGAGAGCATGAGCCTGGTGCCGATGAGCGGCCACCACTTCGCGCCCAACCCGGCCATGGCCGAGCTGAACCCCGATGTGTACCTGGGCATGGGCCTCACCGCCGAGAACGTGGCGCAGAAGTATGGCGTCAGCCGCGAGGATCAGGACGCCTTCGCGCTGCGCTCGCACCTGCGCGCGGCGGCGGCGCAGGACGCCGGCAAGTTCAAGGACGAGATCGTGCCGGTCGAGACCGAGAACGTCTGGTTCGAGGGCGGCCAGCGTCGCCGCGCCGCCGCCGTGGTGGATGCCGACGAAGGCCCGCGCCGCGACACCAACGCCGCCGCGCTGGCCAAGCTCAGGCCGGTGTTCGCGGCCAAGGGCAGCGTCACGGCCGGCAACTCGTCGCAGACCAGCGATGGCGCGGCGGCGGTGGTGGTGATGAGCCGCGCGAAGGCCGAGGCGCTGGGCATCGCGCCGATCGCGCGCTTCGTGTCGTTCGCGGTTGGCGGCGTGCCGCCCGAGCTGATGGGGATTGGGCCGGTGGCGGCGGTGCCCAAGGCGCTGCAGCTGGCCGGCCTGACGCTCAACGACATCGACCTGATCGAGCTGAACGAGGCATTCGCGGCCCAGGCGCTCGCGGTGATCCGCGCGCTCGAGATGGACGAGCAGAAGGTCAACGTCAACGGCGGCGCAATCGCGCTCGGCCACCCGCTGGGCTGCTCGGGCGCCAAGCTGACGGTGCAGATCCTGCACGAGCTGAAGCGCACCGGTGGGCGCTACGGCCTGGTGACGATGTGCGTCGGCGGCGGCCAGGGCGCCGCAGGTATCATCGAGATGCTGGGCTAG